GTGAGCCTCGCCGGCCTCGAAGGCTTGAAGATGGCGGTGACAGACTTCTTGGCCTTGGCGATCTCATCCTTGACCTCCACGCCCGACAGCAGCTTGTAGTTGTAGGTCGAGTCCAGCTTCACAACACTCCCGCCGCCGTCGGCCACGGTCTCCACCTTGATGTGTGATGTTGCCGTCTCGATCGCGATGCCGATGCCGCCGCCCTCGATGAGCGTCGACTTTCACTCGCACTTGTCCGCGTCCAGGAAGTCAGGAAATCGATTCTCTCCTTCATGATTGGTTAGAATAAGCTGGCCTTTGTGTGACACGGGCACGTACCTGAGGTGAAGTTGAACTGTCTGTCGCTACTGACGACGCCGCATTCGCCCTCGACGGAACCGGTTCCTCTGACGTAGTCGTTTTTACGTCAGAGGGACGTTAAAACCAGGAGGAACGTCCGATAAGGATTCAACGGCTACGCTCGCTCGATCGCTGCTCGGGGCTCGTTCGCGTGTGGTTTGGTGCTGGTTGGGGCTGTTCACGCGGGTTGGCTCGGCCTGAGCTCATGAGCGCGGCCGCTGGCTGCTACAGTAAAAAGCTAGATAAACTAGGCATACAAGTGAGAACTAGTGCATTCACAatcttgtaaaaattatagaaaaataattacaactcaaaaaaatgtgaaataaattttgttagttttgtattcatcggtcctacatgttaaaaatatttgggctcatgaaaatgttaaaaattattaaacaaatATTCAAATGTATAAATGATGTATcttttaaattttctttatggatttttatatttcaaaatgaaTTACAAGTCCAATGGAATGTTAAACAACTTAGGGCACCCAAAGGCATTTGTGACATTTCTTCACTGTGTtatattgctctcaaaattctaaacaatatcgaaatagtcatgaatttttttggaaaaaaaagtatgttgtagaggatgctataatttatctatctaaaaaaattcaactcaaacaaatacttttacaatgaaaaataaaaaagataaattttattgtacacagTCTGACGACATGGATAGCCATGCTATTTGATAGCTGTGACCGAATGTTTCGTATAGCCATGTTGTTCGGAAAGGATGGCCATGCTGTTTGGATGCCCCATTTCTAAACAATATCGATATGGTCAAACTGtgtataataattttttttgtttttttttttttgtaaaagtattggtttgagttgaaatttttttggagagatagattatagcatACTCTAAAACatacttttttttcaaaaaaatttcatgactatttcgatattgtttggaattttgagagcaatataACGTAGTGAAGAAATGTCACAAATGCCTTTGGGTACCCTCAGTTGTTTAACATTCGATTAGACTTgtaatttattttgaaatataaaaatccataaaaaaattaaaagatatatcattcatacaaatttgaatatctgtttcataatttttaacattttcatgagcccacatatttttaacatgtaggacCGATAAAtataaaactaacaaaatttatttcacatttttctgagttgtaattatttttctataatttttacaagatTGTGAATGCACTAGTTCTAACTTACATAGCTAGTTTATCTAGCTTTTTACTGTAGCAGCTACGGCAGCGCTCATGAGCTCAGGCTGAGCCAACCTGTGCGAACGAGCCCCAACCAGCTCCCGACCACGCGCGAATGAGCCCGAGCAGCGACCGAGCGAGCGCAGACGTTAAATCCTCATCGGACGTTCCTCCCAGCTTCGACGTCCCTCTAACATAAAAACAACTATCAGAGGAACCGGTTCCGCCCTCGACGGGGTGGGCGCTGGCGACGACGTGAGAGGCGAGCTTCGGGACCAGGGTGTGCCAGTCCATCACGGCGGCGCGGCGACGGGATCTCGAGGGTCCAGCTGTTGGCGGAGGCCATTGGAGCTATGATCGATCGACTAGACTCGGTGCCTGTGCTAGCTTGCTTAGCTGATGCAAGTAGTTGCAGCAGCTGCTAGCTTGCTTAGCTGATGCAAAGCTGCTTGTGTTGCTGGAGGGAGTAGCCGAGTGAGGGCTTTAAATAGTTGTCTCGAAAGGCGGGGTTGGTGAGGCTTGGCCGGGTGGAGTCCGGTGAGTCGTCGCGTGAAGTTAATACGGACGGCGCTGTCGGCCGGGTGAATTTAATATGGCCCGTGTTGAAACACACGTCAGAAAGTGTTGCCATTTTGTCAATGTTTAGTTCAAGGCGTGGAATTTGCTGTCGAATTggcaaattgaagatttttttttttgcgaagaaTTGCCAAATTGAAGATGACCGCGTGGGCAAATCGATCGATAATGGTAGGAAAGGATTACGAGACGATTAGGGACACCTGTATTCGACTACATTGTTACTATACACGTCCGGTATGATTTACTTGTTTAGGACACGAACGGTATCTATGCAAACCCTTTACCAATACTTATTTTCTTGGTACATATTAGCAAGAATGAACAAAACTATAACAATATAGAATTACATTTTATGATGAATTTGTTAATACCATTCCCATGTGTTAGGTACACTTTCTAATTAAGATGATATTCTCTTCGTCACCGTCAAGTGAGACTGCTCCTTTCGGCCCTAGAGGGCCCACTTTGGTCACAGCTGGTGTGGCCGGGGATGACAATATCAGCTTAGTGAGTCAGCGGGTGTGTTATAAGCCGTTCACGCGAGCAAAACCAAGCATGAATGCATAATTCCTGCGGCATGTAAGTGGAACACATAAGTGAAAGGATGATGCTACGCGGCGGCGGCTATAAGGTGAAACAAACAAAAAGCAAAAATTCGGAGACGGTACATGCAAATATAATGTTCCCCATTTCTCTGTTTAGTGTCTCAATAATACTCATGTCAAATGTTTACTGGGTGAATGCCTTTTTCTACGTGATAGGAAAAAGTGATTACAAattccctttttttttaatatctgtTTGTATCCTTTAAGCGTACAGTCATAAGCAGCGATCAAGTAAATCGATTAAACAATCTCAATACCGTGAAAGAGAAACTTCTTAAATCCAGAAAAACTTATCGTGAAGGGCTTCAACAAGCGGTTCTATTTGTTCCTTGAGCAAAAAGATAACCGCAATTGTAAAGATAATAACTTTAGAGAATGATAGTACGCCTGTTTCTATTTAAAATGAGTGAGCTTTTTAAAACAGAGCGCTTGACATGGTGTAACTTTTATTACCGTACAAAAGTgagtatatatatgtgatgaaacaTTGATAATACCAGCCAAATCATACCGCGCTTCACTGCAAGTAGCAAAAACACACATTCTACATCTTAAGTCCGTACTCTGCTCGGTGCTCTCTCATCTATGCATCACACACTAATGACTAATTAAAGcacctttattttagccatagAAAACACACAAGATCATATCTGTGGCAATCACATGTATGATCCCACTCGACTGATTTAGTTGTAGGCGTCCGGGTTGGCGACGAGGTAGGCCTCAGCGGCCTTGAAGATGGCGGTGACAGACTCCTTAGCCTTGGTGATCTCATCGTTCACCTCCACGCCCGGCAGCAGCTTGTACGTCGAGTCCACCTTCACCACACTCCCACCGTTGGCCGCCTGCTCCACCTTGATGTGCGACGTCGCCGTCTCGATTGCCACGCCGATCCCACCGCCCTCGATGAGCGTCGATTTGCACTCGCACTTGTCCGCGTCCAGGAACTCGAGCCTCTCCTTCATGAAGCTGAACGGCATGGCTGCAAGAGCAGTCGCACGTTATGAGCCGCTTGATTG
The nucleotide sequence above comes from Phragmites australis chromosome 4, lpPhrAust1.1, whole genome shotgun sequence. Encoded proteins:
- the LOC133914362 gene encoding pathogenesis-related protein 1-like, translating into MAFTNSWTLEVTSPVAAPRLFRAAVIDWHTLAPKLASRIVASANPVEGEGGVGSVRLFNFTSAMPFSFMKERLEFLDADKCECKSTLIEGGGIGVAIETATSHIKVEQAANGGSVVKVDSTYKLLPGVEVNDEITKAKESVTAIFKAAEAYLVANPDAYN
- the LOC133914762 gene encoding pathogenesis-related protein 1-like yields the protein MDWHTLVPKLASHVVASAHPVEGGTGSSDSCFYVRGTSKLGGTSDEDLTSALARSLLGLIRAWSGAGWGSFAQSTLIEGGGIGIAIETATSHIKVETVADGGGSVVKLDSTYNYKLLSGVEVKDEIAKAKKSVTAIFKPSRPARLTSSLSHLFF